The following coding sequences lie in one Heliangelus exortis chromosome 8, bHelExo1.hap1, whole genome shotgun sequence genomic window:
- the GPBP1L1 gene encoding vasculin-like protein 1, translated as MAQHDFVPAWLNFSTPQSTKSPATTFEKHGEHLPRGEGRFGVSRRRHNSSDGFFNNGPLRTAGDCWHQPSLLRHDSVDSGVSKGGHVGLSGSQPGWHGSSRGHDGVNQRGGGGTGVHRHWNGNFHSRKSSAFQEKLPVESREEKKEDKEQLQFEEEDFPSLNPEAGRHNNQNKPLGTPSGVWENPPSAKQPTKMLVIKKVSKEDPAAAFSAAFTSPVSHLANGNKATTIVPSVYKNLVPKPAAPPSKPSPWKANRNEHKPGSLSSSRDSAFTSPVSVTKPAVLASSSALTSPKESPSSTTPPIEICSSRLTKLMRRTTDKKSEFLKALKDDRNGEITENRECDKLEDMERNSTPEPKENWEENCHQNGLSLPLPEEGENLSHSLEAEHRLLKEMGWQEYPENDENYLPLTEDELKEFQIKSEQRRRNGFGKNGFLQGRSSSLLFHWRSTFKTKIEDSDTETSSSETSDDDA; from the exons TCCCCTGCAACTACCTTTGAGAAACATGGAGAGCATCTTCCACGGGGAGAGGGCCGCTTTGGGGTGAGCCGTAGGAGACACAACTCCTCTGATGGATTTTTCAATAATGGGCCCCTCCGAACTGCGGGAG ACTGCTGGCATCAGCCATCCCTTCTCCGCCATGATTCTGTAGATTCTGGTGTTTCTAAAGGAGGTCATGTTGGGCTTTCTGGCAGTCAGCCTGGCTGGCATGGTTCCTCACGGGGCCATGATGGTGTGAACCAGCGTGGTGGAGGAGGAACTGGAGTTCATCGCCACTGGAATGGCAACTTCCATTCTCGAAAAAGTTCCGCCTTTCAAGAAAAGCTGCCTGTTGAATccagggaggagaagaaggaagataAAGAGCAGTTGCAATTTGAAGAAGAAGACTTT CCATCTTTGAATCCAGAAGCTGGAAGACACAACAACCAGAACAAACCTTTAGGAACACCTTCTGGAGTATGGG AAAACCCCCCTAGTGCCAAGCAACCTACCAAGATGCTGGTCATCAAAAAGGTTTCAAAAGAGGATCCTGCTGCCGCCTTCTCAGCTGCATTTACATCGCCTGTTTCTCACCTGGCAAATGGCAACAAAGCCACCACCATTGTCCCAAGTGTCTACAAAAATCTGGTTCCTAAGCCTGCAGCTCCACCTTCCAAG CCAAGCCCATGGAAAGCCAACAGAAATGAACATAAACCAGGCTCACTTTCCTCCAGCCGTGACTCTGCCTTCACCAGTCCAGTGTCTGTAACCAAACCAGCGGTACTGGCGAGTAGCTCAGCCCTCACCTCTCCCAAAGAG AGTCCTTCCAGCACCACCCCTCCCATTGAGATCTGCTCTTCACGCTTGACGAAGCTGATGCGCCGTACCACTGATAAAAAGAGTGAATTCCTGAAGGCACTGAAGGATGATAGGAATGGGGAGATAACAGAGAACAGAGAATGTGACAAGCTGGAGGAT atggAGCGCAACAGCACACCAGAACCAAAGGAAAACTGGGAAGAGAACTGCCACCAGAATGGGCTTTCTCTCCCTTTGCCGGAGGAGGGGGAAAACCTTTCTCACTCATTGGAAGCAGAACACAG GTTACTGAAAGAAATGGGATGGCAGGAATATCCTGAAAATGATGAGAACTACCTTCCCCTCACGGAGGATGAGCTCAAAGAGTTCCAGATTAAATCAGAGCAG CGAAGAAGAAATGGATTTGGGAAGAATGGATTTCTTCAGGGCCGCAGCTCCAGCCTGTTGTTCCACTGGAGAAGCACTTTTAAGACAAAGATTGAGGACTCAGACACAGAAACTAGTAGCAGCGAAACATCAGATGACGATGCCTGA